A single Phoenix dactylifera cultivar Barhee BC4 chromosome 1, palm_55x_up_171113_PBpolish2nd_filt_p, whole genome shotgun sequence DNA region contains:
- the LOC103724363 gene encoding protein RER1A-like produces MDSSSGGGVPVLSAWAAAASRRYQHLLDKATPHVFRRWLGFGAVAAAYALRVWFVQGFYIVSYALGIYVLNLFIAFLSPQVDPEIQELVDGSGPSLPTRSSDEFRPFVRRLPEFKFWYSITKAFCIAFILTFFSMFDVPVFWPILLFYWLVLFTVTMKRQILHMIKYKYVPFSSGKQRYNGKRAASSSEDESVPSSGTT; encoded by the exons ATGGATTCTTCCTCCGGCGGCGGCGTGCCGGTGCTGTCGGCGTGGGCCGCGGCCGCTTCCCGGCGGTACCAGCACTTGCTGGACAAGGCGACGCCGCACGTGTTCCGGCGGTGGCTGGGGTTCGGGGCGGTGGCCGCCGCTTACGCCCTCCGCGTCTGGTTCGTCCAGGGCTTCTACATCGTCTCCTACGCCCTGGGCATCTACGTCCTCAACCTCTTCATCGCCTTCCTCTCCCCGCAGGTCGACCCCGAGATCCAGGAGCTCGTCGACGGCTCCGGCCCCTCCCTCCCCACCCGCTCCTCCGACGAGTTCCGCCCCTTCGTCCGCCGCCTCCCCGAGTTCAAGTTCTG GTATTCCATTACAAAAGCATTCTGTATTGCTTTCATATTGACATTCTTCAGTATGTTCGATGTTCCTGTGTTTTGGCCTATTCTACTCTTCTACTGGTTGGTCCTATTCACAGTGACGATGAAGCGGCAGATACTTCACATGATAAAATACAAATATGTTCCCTTCTCGTCGGGAAAACAG CGTTACAATGGGAAGAGAGCAGCTTCTTCTTCCGAGGACGAAAGCGTTCCCAGCAGTGGAACAACttga